The genomic interval GCAGGTAGCCGATGCCACACGCCAAGCGGTCAAGTGCCGGTAAAATGCACGGCGGGCGGCCCAGAAACTCCCCCGGCCTGCGCCGGGGTCAAACAGTCTGGGCCGCTTGTCCGCCGTTTGCATTCAACCGGCACTATTGACCGCAGGCGTATGTGGCCCTGGCCACCTGCCCCACCCGGGCCTTGCCCTGCATCATTCGCGGGCGGTCAAAGCAACGGATATAAAAATCAGCGGTTCGGACTGCCCTTCAGACGCGCAAGGGTCTCGCTGCGCCGGGGCTCGGCCTGCCACCCGGCCCAGCCCAGTCCGGCGAAGAATTGCTGGAGGCTGCGATCCAGATCCATGAGTCCGCTGTTGCCTTTTTTGTTGAGCTGATCGGCCACCTGCTGTCGGGCGTCGATGATCTTCCGGCGTTCCTGTTCGTAGAAGCGTTCGGCTTCCTCCAGGGCGCGCTTGTTGCGGAACTGGTCGTTGAGTATGCCGGCATCTTTCTGGCCCGCTTCGTACCACCCCAGAAACCCTCTGGGCAGGTCGGCGATACCCGTGATGGTCGAATAGCCGGCAATGCCGGAGACGACATCCGTGGGGATCGAGTTGGACCAGCTGATGTAGTTCTTGATAATCGATTTGAACACGTTGGTGGACAGCAGATGGCGCAGGTCGGCCAGCTGGGTCTGCACCACGGCCAGCGATTCGTTGACGATGGTGTATTTTTCCTTCCACTTGTCCATCATGAATTGCATCTCCAGGCGCTGCAGCACCGCATCGTCGCTGGGCAGTCCTTTGAAGGTGATGCGGGTGTCGTGGCCGCCCGAGCGGATGGACTCCTGAAGATCGGCCACCTCGGCCCGGATGGTGCCGATCTGACTGCGGGCCAGGGCATACTTCCCGGCCATCAGGTTTTGGGAGGCTTCGTTCATGTAGCGGTCCAGGCGTTCCAGGGCGCTGCGCAGTCGAAAGGATTGGTCGCCCGAAGCCAGGATGAAGCGCGAGTCGAACCAGAGATCCGTGGGCAGGTTGACCCAGTAATCGATGATGCCGGGCGGTTGGTTGGGCACCTGCTGGTCCACCCAGCGGTGGGTGGGCGGGGCGTCGTCCCATCCAGGCTCGGTGAGCAGCGCCTTGCAGCCGGTGAGGGTGGTGGTGACCCGGGCCTTGATGCGGCCGTCGGGCTGTAGTGTCCCTTCGATGACGCCGCGGTAGAACATTTGTGTCACCGGCCCGCCGGGATGATGCTTGCTGTAGTTGGCCGGCGGAATGGCTTGCATGACCGAGTTCTGTTCCCCTTTGAGCACGCCGTTACGGAAGGTGCCTTCCATTTGCGTGGTCATCTCGAGCCGGGTGACACCACCGGATTCGACCGCACCCTGGGTGTGGGTTTCCCAGCGGGCGCTGACCCGTTCACCGTCGAAATGGTAGACTACCGCATCCTGCTGATGATTGGCCTGGCGGATGGCCGGAACGACTTCCACCGAGAATCTGCGGGGCAGGTCGAGGGCGTTCGCCGGGGTGCCGGCCGCAATGGCGACGGTCCAGGTCAGCAGCATCCACAAGATTGTCACTATCCGATTCCTGCCTGAAAGCATGAGGTCTCCTTTCGGGGGCCGGTGCATCATCGTATCGTTTCCAATATCGGCAGGTTTTCGAACATGATGACCCCGAATTTTCAAGTTTTTGCTGAAATCGCCCAACTACCGTCGCAGAATTCAACTCACCTATACGGGCATGCTTTCAATAGGTTGTCTGAAAAGAAAATTCCCATCGTAACGTGCAGGGCAGGCGTGGGTGGAGCAGGTGGCCAGGGCCACGTGAGCCTGCGGTCTTAGAGCCAGTTGAATGCAAACGGCGGACAAGCGGCCCAGACTGTTTGAGCGCAGCGAGTTTCTGGGCCGCCCGCCGCGCATTTTACTGGCTCTTGACCGCTTGGCGTGTGGCATCGGCCACCTGCTCCGCCCACGCCGGGTTTAATGAGGCGCATTCAGATATAATCATTGGAAATTGCCGGACAAAAAAAGGCAAGCAGCCGATCCGTGATCGCACGCTTGCCTTTTTCTATTTCTGTGGTGCGGCTTCTGGTATCAGGCCGGCCACTTGCACAGGAGTTTCTTGTTGGCGTCGTAGACGCTGACGGTCATGCCGGCATCGCCATCCAGGCGATGGGTTGCGCAGCTGACTCAAGGGTCGTAGGCGCGCACCGCCATTTCGATCTGGTTGAGGATGCCTTCGTCCACGTGGCCGTTCTTGATCAGGGATCGGGCCGCTTGGTTGACGCTCATGTTCATGGGGCCCAGGTTGTGGGTGGTGCCCACGATCATGTTGGCCTTCACCATGAGCCCGTTTTCGTCGGTGGTGTAATCGTGAATCAGGGTGCCGCGCGGCGCCTCGACGCACCCCACGCCGCGGCCGCCCTTGGGAGTCACCTCGGCGCGCACGTTGGGATCGGTGATCTCGGGGTCCTGCAGGATCTCGATGGCGCGTTCGCAGGCATAGACCTCCTCGATGAGGCGGGCGTAGTGGTACAGCAGGGTGGCCTGGGCCGGCCGGCCGAACAGGCTGCGGAACTCCTCGAGCTCGGCCTGGGCGCGGGGCGTGGCGATATGGTCGCACACGTTGATGCGCGCCAGGGTATTGGAGCGGTAGACGCCCCTGGGTTGCTCCAGGTCCATGGAGAAGCCTTCGTTCCAGAAGCGGGCATAGGGGTATTTGCCGTAGGAGTTGGGCTCCACATGCTCGGCGATGTAGTCGGCGTAATCGGCGGCCGCAAAATCGGTGTAACTGCCGTCGGGTTTCATGATGCGCAGTTTTCCGTCGTACAGATTCAAAGCGCCCGCGTCGTCCACCGTGCCGATGAAACCGGTGGTGATCACGCCCAGGCTCTGGATTGCGTCCATGTATTGCGGAAAGACGCCCTTTTTGGCGAACTCGATGGTGAACAGGGCGAAGTCGAGCACCTCCTGCATCTTGGCCAGCATGTCCTTGCGCTCTTCTTCGAGGATCGGCTTGGCGAATCCGCCGGTGACGCCGGCCACCGGATGGATGGCCTTGCGCGAGAACTTGTCCAGGATCATCTTGGCGAGTTGCCGGGTTTTGACGACCCGTGTGGCCAGTTCGGGGTTGGCCTTGGCGATGCCGATGACGTTGCGCACGGCATAATCGGCCGATGGCCCGATGACGAAATCGGCGGCCGCCAGGAAGAAAAAGTGCAGCAGTTTGTCTTCCGCATGGGCGATGGCTTGCATCAGTTCGCGCAGTTTGCGGCCTGTGGGGCTGGGGGTGACACCGTAGCAGGCATCCACCGCCTTGTTGGAGGCCAGGTGATGCATCCAGGGACAGATGCCGCAGATTCGGCTGACCACGCGCGGCACCTCTTCGGCCGGCATGCCTTCGACGAATTTTTCGAACCCGCGCAGCGACATGTAGCTGAGCTTGGCGTCGGCCACGTTGCCGCTGTCATCCAGGGTGATGCCGATACTGGCATGCCCTTCGATGCGGGTGAGGGGTTGGATCGTTATGGTTCGGGACATATCGTAAGTCTCCTGATCCCCGGCGTGCGGGTGGTTGATAAAAATAATAGAAAAGAAAAAGTTTAAAGTGTTAAGTTTTAAGTGTTAAGTGAAGGTATTCTGTCATTTTGATAGGTTGGTTTGTAGATGCATCTGATCGACAGCATTCCTTCACTTTAAACTTTACACTTTCAACTTTAAACTTTCCTCGACTTCAACAACCCATGTGCCCCGGAAAAGCGCAGCATGGAGAAACTTTCCGGCAGCGAACCGATGTCGATGCCGTTGGAGGCCAGGGCGTTGAGCATGTCGAGCCGTTGGTTGCCGTTGTGCTGCACCGGGCCGTAGCAGCCGCGGCAGGGCACTCGCGCCGATATGCAGCGCGGTATACCGCTCTCGCCGCCGCAACCGGCGCGGGTCACCGGTCCCATGCAGAGAATGCCCTGCTCGAGCAGGCAGCGCATTTGATCCAGCGGTTCATCCGACCCCCCATAGTGAGGGGCTTGGAGAAAGCGCCGCAGCTTCTTGAGCTGGCCCTTGCCCTCCCGGCGGGTGGGGCAGGTGTCGCAGACGCTCTTTCCGGGCAGCACCGGCGTCCGGCCCTCGACCAGGGCCACCAGGGCCGAGAAGACGTGGTCCGGGTGGGGCGGGCATCCGGGCAGGTAGATGTCCACCTTGATTCTTTCGTCCACGGCCAGGCAGCTTTCGAGCAGGGGCGGCAACCCTTCGCTGGGATAGGCATCGGGCGCCTCGGTCGTTTCCGTGTGGTAGTAGCGATCCAGGATCTGCTCCTTGGTATGCGCGTTGGCCAGTGCGGGTATGCCGCCGTGGGTGGCGCAGGTGCCTAAAGCGATGATGGTGCCGCAGCTCTTGCGCATGGCCTCGGCCACTTCCACATGTTCGGTGTTGCGCAGACCGCCGCTGATGATGCCCACATCGGCTTGGGGAATTTCGATGTGCCGTCCGTCTCCCATTTGTCCGAAGTACTTGTGATCCATCAGGGCTGGCAGATGGACGAATTCGGCCACTTCCAATACGTCGAGCAGCCGTTCGCCCATGTCGATGATGGAAATCTCGCATCCCGAACAGGAATTGAGCCATTCGCTTGCGACTTTTACCTTCATGATGAATTCCTTGAATCCGGCTGGGCCGGACGTTTAAAGTTTATGGCGTAGCGTGAACAATTGCCGTGCCGCCTACATGCTGAACGAGGGGGAACCGCTTTTGAGCCCCCGGCGATTCTGGCGGGCCATCTTCTTTTTCTTTGACGACCAGGAACGCACCGTGTTGAGGGCGTCGGTGATGTAGCTGGGGTTGTCCGCATACTTGAACTCCTCGATCATTCCGGCGCCCTTGGCATCGGCCAGTGCGGCCCGGCCCACTGGGCTGCGGGCGAGGACCGTGGTCCAGCCTTCGGCCGCGCCGATGCCGCCGAAAGAGATATCGGCCAACTCGGCCGCGTAGTCGCTGCAATACTGGCAGGCATACCGGCGGATGGCGTAAAGCTGTTCCAAGTCGATCGTGATCTTCTTCCCGGATGCCAGGTGCAGCATCAAGGCTTCCTTGATATTGACCTTGCGGACCTCGTCCCAGGAGAAGCCGCCGATCTTGGCCAGTTTTTCCCGCTCGGCCGGGCCGAAGACAAAGTTGCCCGAACAAAAGAGGCCGAAACAGAACTTGATGGCATCCGACGGCAACAGCTCCAGGGCCTGCATGCGCCGCACAGAGTTGATCTGGCAGGGGGTGCCGACCAGCGCAACGCGCTTCAATCCCTTTTTCACCATGGGGTCGAACTCTTCGATGCTGGCATAGGTCATGTATTGGTCGCTGAACTGCTTCATTCCGTGGGAGGTGTCGAAGAAAAATCCTGCAGCGGCGATGATTTCTTCCCGCGTTGTGGCCAGGAAGGGAGAGCGTTGAAACGGGCCGGTCTGGTGGGTGACGATGGCGCCGTCGATGCGGCCCCGGTCGAACAGGTGCAGCAACAG from Desulfatitalea tepidiphila carries:
- a CDS encoding Ni/Fe hydrogenase subunit alpha; the encoded protein is MSRTITIQPLTRIEGHASIGITLDDSGNVADAKLSYMSLRGFEKFVEGMPAEEVPRVVSRICGICPWMHHLASNKAVDACYGVTPSPTGRKLRELMQAIAHAEDKLLHFFFLAAADFVIGPSADYAVRNVIGIAKANPELATRVVKTRQLAKMILDKFSRKAIHPVAGVTGGFAKPILEEERKDMLAKMQEVLDFALFTIEFAKKGVFPQYMDAIQSLGVITTGFIGTVDDAGALNLYDGKLRIMKPDGSYTDFAAADYADYIAEHVEPNSYGKYPYARFWNEGFSMDLEQPRGVYRSNTLARINVCDHIATPRAQAELEEFRSLFGRPAQATLLYHYARLIEEVYACERAIEILQDPEITDPNVRAEVTPKGGRGVGCVEAPRGTLIHDYTTDENGLMVKANMIVGTTHNLGPMNMSVNQAARSLIKNGHVDEGILNQIEMAVRAYDP
- a CDS encoding methyl viologen-reducing hydrogenase, which translates into the protein MKVKVASEWLNSCSGCEISIIDMGERLLDVLEVAEFVHLPALMDHKYFGQMGDGRHIEIPQADVGIISGGLRNTEHVEVAEAMRKSCGTIIALGTCATHGGIPALANAHTKEQILDRYYHTETTEAPDAYPSEGLPPLLESCLAVDERIKVDIYLPGCPPHPDHVFSALVALVEGRTPVLPGKSVCDTCPTRREGKGQLKKLRRFLQAPHYGGSDEPLDQMRCLLEQGILCMGPVTRAGCGGESGIPRCISARVPCRGCYGPVQHNGNQRLDMLNALASNGIDIGSLPESFSMLRFSGAHGLLKSRKV
- a CDS encoding Coenzyme F420 hydrogenase/dehydrogenase, beta subunit C-terminal domain; this encodes MKTFFHLIQEVQKPGLCHRCGGCVTFCTAVNYGALKIDEEGKPGYDDIEKCIECGLCYTICPEIDELEEETKRRANWSQPMGRIIETAVARSTDASILANATDGGVVTALLLHLFDRGRIDGAIVTHQTGPFQRSPFLATTREEIIAAAGFFFDTSHGMKQFSDQYMTYASIEEFDPMVKKGLKRVALVGTPCQINSVRRMQALELLPSDAIKFCFGLFCSGNFVFGPAEREKLAKIGGFSWDEVRKVNIKEALMLHLASGKKITIDLEQLYAIRRYACQYCSDYAAELADISFGGIGAAEGWTTVLARSPVGRAALADAKGAGMIEEFKYADNPSYITDALNTVRSWSSKKKKMARQNRRGLKSGSPSFSM